The following coding sequences lie in one Vibrio casei genomic window:
- a CDS encoding NupC/NupG family nucleoside CNT transporter: MSLVMSIVGMIVLLLIAVLLSDNRKAINLRTVGGAFAIQFLLGAFVLYVPWGKDVLNAMTNGVQYVIDFGNEGIGFLFGNLVNFSVDGIGFIFAFKVLPTIIFFSALISVLYYLGIMQLVIKVLGGALHKALGTSRAESMSATANIFVGQTEAPLVVRPFVPKMTQSELFAVMCGGLASVAGGVMAGYAAMGVPLEYLIAASFMAAPGGLLFAKIMKPETDEPIDQLENIDQAGEDKPANVIDAAASGASSGLQLALNVGAMLLAFVGLIALINGILGGVGGWFDMPHLTLELILGWLFAPLAFLIGVPWSEATLAGSFIGQKVVVNEFVAYLNFTPYLQDGAAVVLSEKTKAIISFALCGFANLSSIAILLGGLGSLAPNRRKDIARMGMKAVAAGTLSNLMAATIAGFFLTLQAM; the protein is encoded by the coding sequence ATGAGCCTGGTTATGAGCATCGTTGGTATGATCGTTTTACTGCTTATTGCAGTTTTACTATCTGACAACCGCAAAGCTATTAATTTAAGAACTGTTGGTGGCGCATTTGCTATCCAATTCCTGCTTGGTGCATTTGTACTGTACGTTCCTTGGGGAAAGGATGTACTAAATGCAATGACAAATGGCGTTCAATATGTCATTGATTTCGGTAATGAGGGGATTGGGTTCCTATTTGGTAACCTTGTTAACTTCTCTGTTGATGGAATTGGTTTCATTTTTGCGTTTAAAGTTTTACCAACTATCATTTTCTTCTCTGCACTTATTTCTGTGCTTTATTACCTAGGTATTATGCAACTGGTCATTAAAGTGCTTGGTGGTGCATTGCATAAAGCATTAGGAACTTCTCGTGCAGAATCTATGTCTGCAACGGCGAATATTTTTGTTGGTCAAACCGAAGCACCTTTGGTCGTTCGTCCATTTGTTCCTAAAATGACGCAATCTGAATTGTTCGCAGTAATGTGTGGTGGTCTGGCTTCTGTGGCTGGTGGTGTAATGGCCGGTTATGCCGCAATGGGCGTTCCTCTTGAGTACTTAATTGCCGCATCTTTCATGGCCGCTCCTGGTGGTTTATTGTTTGCGAAAATTATGAAGCCAGAAACCGATGAGCCAATTGATCAGCTTGAAAACATTGATCAAGCGGGTGAGGATAAACCTGCTAACGTGATTGATGCCGCAGCAAGTGGTGCATCTTCTGGTTTGCAACTTGCTCTAAACGTCGGTGCAATGTTGTTAGCGTTTGTTGGTCTTATCGCATTAATTAACGGTATTTTAGGTGGCGTTGGCGGTTGGTTTGACATGCCTCACCTAACGTTAGAATTAATTTTAGGTTGGTTATTTGCACCATTAGCATTCTTAATCGGTGTACCGTGGTCTGAAGCAACGCTTGCTGGCTCATTCATTGGTCAAAAAGTGGTGGTTAACGAATTCGTGGCTTACTTAAACTTTACCCCTTACTTACAAGATGGTGCGGCGGTTGTGTTGTCTGAAAAGACAAAAGCAATCATTTCATTCGCACTATGTGGTTTTGCTAACCTTTCTTCCATTGCGATTCTATTAGGTGGTTTGGGTAGCCTTGCTCCTAACCGCCGTAAAGACATTGCACGCATGGGTATGAAAGCTGTTGCCGCGGGTACATTATCTAATTTAATGGCTGCGACAATTGCTGGTTTCTTCCTTACGTTACAAGCAATGTAA
- a CDS encoding YitT family protein — protein sequence MEKHSKKEDGIALIVGSFMVALGVFFLSSAQLLTGGTAGLALLLSQLSLLSFGTLYFFINLPFYALAWQRFGRQFAMNSLLSGALVSLFADNLHYVIQFNLINDLFCAVAGGLLIGIGMLILFRHRSSLGGFNVMCLLIQDRTGISVGKTQLILDCSIVLASLLFVSGWIIALSILGAIILNITLTMNHKPARYTVRYQP from the coding sequence ATGGAAAAACACTCAAAAAAAGAAGATGGCATTGCACTTATCGTTGGCAGTTTTATGGTTGCCCTAGGCGTATTTTTTTTATCGTCAGCACAATTACTCACAGGAGGTACAGCAGGCTTAGCATTATTACTCAGTCAATTGAGCCTATTGTCTTTTGGAACGCTTTACTTTTTTATTAATTTACCCTTCTATGCCTTGGCTTGGCAGCGTTTTGGCCGACAGTTTGCGATGAATAGTTTACTCTCGGGAGCGCTCGTTTCCCTTTTTGCCGATAACTTACATTATGTGATCCAATTCAACCTCATTAACGATCTTTTTTGCGCTGTCGCAGGTGGGTTATTAATCGGCATAGGGATGTTGATTTTATTTCGTCATCGTTCCAGCTTAGGGGGCTTTAATGTCATGTGTTTATTAATTCAAGATAGAACAGGAATATCAGTAGGAAAAACACAGCTTATTTTGGATTGCAGCATCGTATTAGCTTCGCTGCTTTTTGTTTCTGGCTGGATCATTGCATTATCAATACTAGGCGCAATTATTTTGAATATTACTCTGACGATGAATCACAAACCGGCTCGATATACGGTAAGATACCAACCATAA
- the deoA gene encoding thymidine phosphorylase: MYLPQEIIRKKRDNEVLSAEEINFFIQGVANDIISEGQIAAFAMTIFFNEMTMEERIALTCAMRDSGMVIDWSHMNFSGPIVDKHSTGGVGDVTSLMLGAMVAACGGFVPMISGRGLGHTGGTLDKLESIPGYNIMPSNEKFGEVTKDAGVAIIGQTGNLAPADKRVYATRDITATVDNISLITASILSKKLAAGLDSLVMDVKVGSGAFMPTYEASEELAQSIVAVANGAGTTTTAILTDMNQVLASSAGNAVEVREAVQFLTGEKNSRGEIRNPRLLDVTMTLCAEMLVLGKLAENTDQAREKLQAVLDDGSAAHCFGKMVSGLGGPEDFIQNYDAYLPKAEVIKPVYATSTGTVTAMDTRAIGMAVVSMGGGRKVASDKIDYAVGFDQFIRLGEVADSQTPLAMIHARTEEQWQQTADELQQAITLSDEGYQPTPTIYRQIRAQDL, translated from the coding sequence ATGTATCTTCCTCAAGAAATTATCCGTAAAAAACGTGACAATGAAGTGTTAAGCGCTGAAGAAATCAATTTCTTTATTCAAGGTGTTGCAAATGACATCATTTCAGAGGGCCAAATTGCGGCTTTCGCGATGACTATTTTCTTTAATGAAATGACCATGGAAGAACGGATTGCATTAACATGCGCGATGCGCGATTCAGGTATGGTTATTGATTGGTCTCACATGAACTTTTCTGGGCCTATTGTTGATAAACATTCAACAGGGGGAGTGGGGGATGTGACTTCTTTGATGCTAGGAGCGATGGTCGCGGCTTGCGGTGGTTTTGTTCCCATGATCTCTGGTCGTGGTTTAGGGCATACTGGTGGAACGCTTGATAAACTAGAGTCAATTCCTGGCTATAACATCATGCCTTCGAATGAAAAATTTGGTGAAGTAACGAAAGATGCTGGCGTAGCAATCATTGGCCAAACCGGTAATTTAGCGCCTGCGGATAAACGTGTGTATGCGACTCGAGATATTACCGCAACTGTGGATAATATTTCGTTAATTACCGCCTCTATTCTATCGAAAAAATTAGCTGCCGGTCTTGATTCATTGGTGATGGATGTCAAAGTGGGTTCTGGCGCTTTCATGCCAACCTATGAAGCTTCTGAAGAATTGGCACAATCGATTGTTGCCGTCGCTAACGGTGCAGGAACGACTACCACTGCTATTCTTACTGATATGAACCAAGTGTTAGCTTCATCGGCAGGTAATGCCGTTGAAGTACGTGAAGCCGTTCAGTTTCTAACCGGTGAAAAAAACTCACGCGGCGAAATACGGAATCCACGTTTACTTGATGTCACTATGACGCTTTGTGCTGAAATGCTGGTATTAGGAAAGTTAGCGGAAAATACCGACCAAGCACGCGAAAAACTGCAAGCGGTGTTAGATGATGGTAGCGCGGCGCACTGTTTTGGTAAGATGGTTTCAGGCTTAGGTGGCCCAGAGGATTTCATCCAGAATTACGATGCTTACTTGCCTAAAGCGGAAGTGATTAAGCCTGTTTATGCGACAAGTACAGGTACAGTGACCGCGATGGATACTCGTGCTATTGGAATGGCTGTGGTGTCAATGGGTGGGGGGCGTAAAGTTGCGAGTGATAAAATTGATTATGCAGTTGGTTTTGATCAATTCATTCGCTTAGGTGAAGTCGCGGATTCACAAACACCATTAGCGATGATCCATGCTCGAACAGAAGAGCAATGGCAACAAACCGCAGATGAATTACAACAAGCGATTACGCTA
- the glyA gene encoding serine hydroxymethyltransferase encodes MLKRDMNIADYDAALFTAIQEETLRQEEHIELIASENYTSPRVMEAQGSQLTNKYAEGYPGKRYYGGCEFVDKVETLAIERACELFGAEYANVQPHSGSQANNAVYMALLNAGDTVLGMSLAHGGHLTHGSPVNFSGKLYNIIPYGIDEAGQINYEEMEALAIEHKPKMIIGGFSAYSQVCDWARMREIADKVGAYFFVDMAHVAGLIAAGEYPNPVPHAHVVTTTTHKTLAGPRGGLILSNAGEDLYKKLNSAVFPGGQGGPLMHVIAAKAVAFKEALEPEFKAYQSRVVLNAKAMVAEFIARGYNIVSGSTENHLFLVDLIDKDITGKEADAALGSANITVNKNSVPNDPRSPFVTSGIRVGSPSITRRGFTEDDAKNLAGWMCDILDNMGDESVIEATKAKVLDICKRKPVYA; translated from the coding sequence ATGCTTAAGCGTGACATGAACATTGCGGATTATGATGCGGCGTTATTTACCGCTATTCAAGAAGAAACACTTCGTCAAGAAGAGCATATTGAGCTTATCGCTTCAGAAAACTACACAAGCCCACGTGTAATGGAAGCACAAGGTTCTCAACTTACGAACAAATACGCGGAAGGTTACCCTGGTAAGCGTTACTACGGTGGTTGTGAGTTTGTTGATAAAGTCGAAACATTAGCGATTGAGCGTGCTTGTGAATTATTTGGTGCAGAGTATGCGAACGTGCAACCTCACTCTGGTTCTCAAGCAAACAACGCGGTTTATATGGCGCTATTAAATGCGGGTGATACTGTTTTAGGTATGAGCCTTGCACACGGTGGTCACTTGACTCACGGTTCTCCTGTCAACTTTTCTGGTAAGCTTTATAACATCATTCCTTACGGTATTGATGAAGCGGGTCAAATCAACTATGAAGAAATGGAGGCTCTTGCTATCGAGCATAAGCCGAAAATGATCATTGGTGGTTTTTCTGCGTATTCTCAAGTATGTGATTGGGCGCGTATGCGTGAAATCGCAGATAAAGTGGGTGCTTATTTCTTTGTTGATATGGCGCACGTTGCAGGTTTGATTGCCGCAGGCGAATATCCAAATCCAGTTCCACATGCCCACGTTGTCACGACTACAACGCATAAAACCCTTGCTGGTCCTCGTGGCGGTTTGATTCTTTCAAATGCAGGTGAAGATCTGTACAAGAAACTGAACTCTGCTGTCTTCCCTGGTGGTCAAGGTGGTCCTCTAATGCATGTTATCGCAGCAAAAGCGGTGGCGTTCAAAGAGGCATTAGAGCCAGAGTTTAAAGCTTACCAATCTCGAGTTGTATTAAATGCAAAAGCAATGGTTGCTGAGTTTATTGCTCGCGGCTACAACATTGTTTCTGGTTCGACTGAAAATCATTTGTTCCTTGTCGATTTAATCGACAAAGACATTACAGGTAAAGAAGCGGATGCTGCATTAGGTTCTGCCAACATCACGGTAAATAAAAACTCAGTACCGAACGATCCACGTAGCCCATTCGTAACATCTGGTATTCGTGTAGGTTCGCCATCAATTACTCGTCGTGGTTTTACGGAAGACGACGCGAAAAATCTTGCTGGCTGGATGTGTGACATTCTAGACAACATGGGTGATGAGTCTGTGATTGAAGCGACTAAGGCTAAAGTATTAGATATCTGTAAGCGCAAGCCTGTTTACGCATAA
- a CDS encoding DUF5363 family protein — MFTWIKHWIARYDRWCEELGLTPEYKRSCCVHKVDPAHGQAKYEQVDEKKDPKKSLQA, encoded by the coding sequence TTGTTTACTTGGATTAAGCATTGGATAGCTCGTTATGATCGTTGGTGCGAGGAGCTCGGGTTAACACCGGAATACAAACGTAGTTGCTGCGTTCATAAGGTTGACCCTGCACATGGTCAAGCGAAATATGAACAAGTAGACGAAAAGAAAGATCCTAAAAAAAGCCTCCAAGCTTAA
- the deoC gene encoding deoxyribose-phosphate aldolase, with protein MSDLQAAALRALKLMDLTTLNEDDTDEKVIALCKAAKSPAGNTAAICIYPRFIPIAKKTLREQGTPDIRIATVTNFPHGNDDIEIAVAETKAAIAYGADEVDVVFPYRTLIAGDEKTGFELVKQCKAACGDVLLKVIIETGELKEEALIKRASQLSIEAGANFIKTSTGKVPVNATPESAEIMLNVIKDMGVAKTVGFKPAGGVRTAEDAQEYLAMADRILGADWADNMHYRFGASSLLANLLNTLGKGEKAAEGGY; from the coding sequence ATGAGCGATTTACAAGCAGCGGCGTTACGTGCACTAAAATTAATGGATCTCACCACGTTGAATGAAGACGATACGGATGAGAAGGTGATTGCTCTTTGTAAAGCAGCAAAATCACCGGCTGGTAATACGGCCGCCATTTGTATTTATCCACGTTTTATTCCGATTGCGAAGAAAACATTACGTGAACAAGGTACACCAGACATTCGTATTGCAACGGTAACAAATTTTCCACACGGAAATGATGACATTGAGATTGCGGTTGCTGAAACGAAAGCAGCGATTGCTTATGGCGCCGATGAAGTCGATGTGGTTTTCCCTTACCGTACGCTGATTGCGGGCGATGAAAAAACCGGTTTTGAATTAGTGAAACAATGTAAAGCCGCTTGTGGTGATGTTTTACTGAAAGTCATTATTGAAACGGGCGAGTTGAAAGAAGAAGCTTTAATAAAACGTGCGTCACAGCTTTCTATCGAAGCGGGTGCAAACTTCATTAAAACGTCAACGGGTAAAGTACCGGTTAATGCAACGCCAGAATCGGCTGAAATTATGCTCAATGTAATTAAAGATATGGGTGTTGCTAAAACAGTTGGATTTAAGCCTGCTGGAGGCGTTCGTACCGCTGAAGATGCTCAAGAATATCTAGCGATGGCCGACCGTATTTTAGGTGCGGATTGGGCGGATAATATGCACTATCGTTTTGGTGCATCTAGCCTACTTGCTAATCTACTGAATACGCTTGGTAAAGGCGAAAAAGCGGCGGAAGGCGGCTACTAA
- a CDS encoding TatD family hydrolase: MNGSSLSLVDTHCHFDFSPFNDTQKELASAQKAGVHSIIIPSIGESNWYHTQQLAEQYSPLYYALGLHPYFIGQHNDNALEQLRVCLDSRTEKCVAVGECGLDFMLDDNRLIPELIDKQFRLFDAQIQLAIEYELPLILHARRSHDKVLQRLRHFRPKKGGVIHAFSGSYQLAMEYVKLGFYIGVGGVITYPRAKKTRDTIARLPISSLLLETDAPDMPLSGFQGQANHPSQVLGVFESLCLLRKEDKSELERCLFHNSCELFAIQL; encoded by the coding sequence ATGAATGGTTCTTCATTATCATTGGTTGATACGCATTGTCACTTTGATTTCTCTCCCTTTAATGACACACAAAAAGAGCTTGCGAGTGCACAAAAAGCGGGTGTGCATAGTATTATTATCCCTTCTATTGGTGAAAGTAATTGGTATCATACTCAACAGCTTGCTGAGCAATATTCTCCGTTGTATTACGCACTTGGCTTGCATCCATACTTTATTGGCCAACATAATGACAATGCCCTCGAACAATTAAGAGTTTGTTTAGATTCCCGAACCGAAAAATGCGTAGCGGTTGGAGAGTGTGGTCTGGACTTTATGCTTGATGATAATCGATTAATACCAGAGTTAATCGATAAGCAATTTAGGTTGTTTGATGCCCAGATCCAGCTTGCTATTGAATATGAATTACCTCTTATTTTACATGCCCGTCGTTCTCACGATAAGGTTTTGCAACGTCTACGCCATTTTAGACCTAAAAAAGGTGGCGTTATTCACGCTTTTTCAGGAAGTTACCAGCTGGCAATGGAATATGTGAAATTAGGATTCTATATTGGAGTTGGTGGTGTGATTACTTATCCAAGAGCTAAAAAAACACGAGATACTATTGCGAGGTTACCGATATCAAGTTTACTACTTGAAACGGATGCTCCTGATATGCCTCTGTCGGGATTTCAAGGGCAAGCGAATCACCCCTCCCAAGTCTTAGGGGTTTTTGAGTCATTATGTTTACTTAGAAAAGAAGATAAATCTGAACTTGAGCGATGCCTGTTTCATAACAGTTGTGAATTATTTGCGATCCAGTTATAA